Part of the Deltaproteobacteria bacterium genome is shown below.
CGGCGCCGCGCTCGCGTCGGTGCCAAAGAGCGCGAGCCGCCCGCCGCCCGGCCGGAGCAGCAGGGCGAGGATGCGGAGCAGCGTCGTCTTGCCGGCGCCGTTCGGGCCGAGGACCACCACCGCCTCGCCGCCCCGCACGACGAGGTCCACGCCGGCCAGCACCGGGGTGCCAGCGAAGGCGCGGACCAGGCCCTCGGCGCGGACCGGCGGGTCGCCCACCTAGGTACCTAGCGGACGACCGCTCCGGGCGCGACCGCCTCGTCCGGCCGGAGGAGGACCACGCGCTCGCCCTCGGACGCGGCCAGCACCATGCCCTGGCTCTCGACACCGCGCAGCTTCGCGGGCTCGAGGTTCGCGACCACCACCACCTGGCGCCCCACCAGCGCCGCGGGCTCGTAGTGCGCGCGGATGCCGGCCACCAGCTGGCGCTCCTCGCCGCCCCCCAGGTCGACACGCAGCACGAGCAGCCGGTCGGCGTTCGGATGCGGCTCGGCGGCGCGGATCGTCCCGATCTTGAGCTCGATCGAGCGGAACTGCTCGATGGTGATCATCATGTACCCTCCCCTCTCATTCGTCCTCCCCTCGCTCGAGCGCGGCCATCGCCGCGAGCGCCTGTGTCTCGAAGCGGGCCCGCATGCCGGCCAGGTCCACGTCGGAGAGCTTGCCCATCTGGTGGTCCAGCTCCGCCTCCTTGATGGCGGCGAGCGCCTGGCGCTTCTGGCGCTCCCAGCGCTCGCGCACGCCATCGCTCGCGGGCGGCGCGGCGGCGCGCGGGCGGAAGAGCGGCGCCGCCACGAAGAGCGAGGCCGCGGCGATCACCCCGAGGCCGAGCAGGTAGACGGCGAGCGTCATGGCTCGCGGTCCATGTCCTCGAGCTCGCGCGCGAGG
Proteins encoded:
- the metG gene encoding methionine--tRNA ligase subunit beta, giving the protein MACASAGSARSARRSPPSRRRSWTTRWASSPTWTWPACGPASRHRRSRRWPRSSEGRTNERGGYMMITIEQFRSIELKIGTIRAAEPHPNADRLLVLRVDLGGGEERQLVAGIRAHYEPAALVGRQVVVVANLEPAKLRGVESQGMVLAASEGERVVLLRPDEAVAPGAVVR